From the Ferviditalea candida genome, one window contains:
- the resB gene encoding cytochrome c biogenesis protein ResB, which translates to MLLGNTKCECGHQNHVGTVLCEACGKPVEDDGGTAPLEMRYDGVARRSQRKNPSWLDQIWNFFSSVRNAVILIVITLLGAVLGTIYPQENTFMNVDPAQYYADNYGTLGTIYYRLGLSHTYSSWWFELLLVMIGASLVICSLDRVLPLYRALSKQKIRKHPDFIGRQRVVYSGSIDIPDAQATRDPKEWIGELQAQLRKKGYRVQAEDNALLAEKNRFSRWGPYINHIGLIIFLLAVLLRGIPGWYMDQYIGFLEGEVTRIPDTPYFLENQKFTVDFYSDEEMPQKLRGQGRLVPKMFKTKAVLYKCTADCDETGKAPVLQEVARHDIIVNDPLDYKGLLAYQFDYRETPQIMAVTVSLKNKQTGERFGSFKLKTHNPDSSYTSGPYKLELKDYFPDFGLNEKGIPFTKSNTPNAPAYIFLIKGPGLPDNGEIYVYFAKQIDKVNFSQDKLNGQFGQEYEISASSMKDVELANYTSYLNIRVDRAMPYIYSGAIIFMIGVVMGLYWQHRRIWLRIDEGNRLLLGAHTNKNWYGLKKDVSWALSQMGIAVEPKMLENGVKN; encoded by the coding sequence ATGCTCCTCGGGAATACGAAATGCGAATGCGGCCACCAGAACCACGTGGGAACCGTGCTTTGCGAAGCATGCGGCAAGCCGGTGGAGGACGATGGAGGAACGGCGCCCCTGGAGATGCGGTATGACGGTGTCGCCCGCCGCTCGCAGCGGAAAAACCCGTCATGGCTTGATCAAATTTGGAACTTTTTTTCATCGGTGCGCAATGCGGTAATCCTGATTGTCATCACCCTCCTTGGGGCGGTGCTCGGTACGATCTATCCGCAGGAAAACACCTTCATGAACGTTGATCCGGCGCAATATTACGCTGATAATTACGGAACGCTCGGCACGATCTATTATCGTCTCGGATTGTCGCATACATACAGTTCGTGGTGGTTCGAGCTGTTGTTGGTGATGATCGGGGCTTCTCTGGTTATCTGCAGCTTGGACCGGGTGCTTCCGTTGTACAGGGCATTAAGCAAACAGAAAATCCGCAAGCATCCGGATTTCATCGGCAGGCAGAGGGTCGTCTATTCCGGTTCGATCGATATTCCGGATGCTCAGGCAACGCGGGATCCTAAAGAATGGATCGGGGAGCTTCAAGCGCAGCTCCGCAAAAAAGGCTATCGGGTGCAGGCAGAGGACAACGCTTTGCTGGCCGAAAAAAACCGGTTCAGCCGCTGGGGGCCGTACATCAACCATATCGGTTTGATCATTTTTCTGTTGGCCGTGCTGCTACGGGGCATTCCCGGTTGGTATATGGATCAATATATCGGGTTTCTGGAAGGCGAAGTTACGAGAATTCCGGATACTCCTTATTTTTTGGAAAATCAGAAGTTTACTGTGGATTTCTACTCGGATGAGGAGATGCCTCAAAAGCTCAGGGGTCAAGGACGTCTCGTTCCGAAAATGTTCAAGACCAAAGCCGTTTTGTACAAATGCACCGCGGACTGTGACGAAACGGGTAAAGCGCCGGTGCTGCAGGAAGTTGCGCGGCACGATATCATCGTGAACGATCCGCTCGATTATAAAGGGCTGTTGGCTTATCAATTCGATTACCGGGAAACGCCGCAGATTATGGCCGTCACCGTTTCTCTGAAAAATAAGCAGACCGGTGAAAGGTTCGGTTCCTTCAAGCTCAAGACGCATAATCCGGATTCTTCCTATACGTCCGGGCCTTATAAGCTGGAGTTGAAGGATTATTTTCCGGATTTTGGGCTGAACGAGAAAGGGATTCCGTTCACGAAATCGAATACGCCGAATGCGCCGGCTTACATTTTTTTGATCAAAGGCCCGGGTTTGCCGGATAATGGTGAAATCTACGTTTATTTCGCCAAGCAGATCGATAAAGTGAATTTCAGCCAGGATAAGCTGAACGGCCAATTTGGACAAGAGTACGAAATTTCCGCATCCTCCATGAAGGACGTGGAGCTTGCCAATTACACGAGCTATCTGAATATCCGCGTGGATCGCGCCATGCCCTATATATACTCGGGGGCGATTATTTTTATGATCGGTGTGGTCATGGGATTGTATTGGCAGCATCGCAGAATCTGGCTGCGGATTGACGAGGGGAACCGTCTGCTGTTGGGGGCCCATACCAACAAGAATTGGTATGGCCTGAAAAAGGATGTTTCCTGGGCATTGTCTCAGATGGGCATAGCTGTGGAACCGAAAATGTTGGAGAACGGGGTGAAGAATTAA
- a CDS encoding pseudouridine synthase, with the protein MERLQKVLAQAGVASRRKCEELIRQGRVEVNDLKVIELGTKVDPQVDIIKVDGRAIKAQKHIYLLLNKPKGVITSVSDPKGRKIVTDFLKDVNERVYPVGRLDYDTEGLLLLTNDGEFAYRLMHPRHHIPKTYLATVKGVPHGSDLEKLANGVMLDDGMTAPAEVEYHDIDPENNTAVLSITIYEGRNRQVRRMLEAIRFPVVRLKRIRFGSLGLDGLQRGKYRHLTPQEVKDLMKPIS; encoded by the coding sequence ATGGAAAGACTGCAAAAGGTGCTCGCCCAAGCCGGTGTGGCTTCGCGCAGAAAATGCGAGGAATTGATCCGGCAGGGCCGGGTTGAAGTCAATGATCTGAAGGTGATTGAGCTCGGGACAAAGGTCGATCCCCAGGTGGATATCATCAAAGTGGATGGACGAGCCATCAAAGCGCAAAAGCATATTTATCTCCTACTTAACAAGCCCAAGGGCGTCATTACCAGCGTCTCCGATCCGAAGGGCCGTAAGATCGTCACGGATTTTTTGAAGGATGTGAACGAGCGGGTATATCCGGTCGGGCGGCTGGATTATGACACGGAAGGCTTGCTTTTGCTGACCAATGACGGGGAATTCGCCTATCGGCTGATGCATCCCAGACACCATATTCCCAAAACCTATCTGGCTACGGTCAAAGGCGTTCCGCACGGTTCCGATCTGGAAAAACTGGCGAACGGGGTTATGTTGGACGACGGCATGACCGCCCCGGCGGAGGTGGAGTACCACGATATTGATCCGGAAAACAACACAGCGGTTCTGTCCATTACGATTTATGAAGGACGCAACCGGCAGGTTCGGCGGATGCTGGAGGCGATCCGCTTTCCCGTTGTCCGGCTCAAAAGAATCCGGTTCGGCTCATTGGGCTTGGATGGTCTTCAGCGTGGTAAATACCGCCATTTGACTCCCCAGGAAGTTAAAGATTTGATGAAGCCGATCTCTTAG
- a CDS encoding D-alanyl-D-alanine carboxypeptidase family protein — MRNRLLSLCLALLVYFAAAPLTFAGAPNPPSIHAEAAALIDVQSGKMLMSLNGNKRMRIASLTKIMTAIVAIEKGNLSDKVKVGPRAFGVEGSSIYLKKGEEMSLQNLLYGLMLRSGNDAAVAIAEHVGGSVDGFVYLMNEEAKLIGMTNSHFVNPHGLDAQDHYSTADDMAKLTAYALRNPVFREIVKTKVKTAPNPNEPWDYKWRNKNKMLTLYDGADGVKTGYTKLARRCLSSSATRNGQQLAVVTLDDSNDWADHQLLLDYGFKNFPEREIIRKGQLVENTNAVAAQSFVYPLADSEISGLSQKTELYEKQSTAYRLGEKGRVVFYLEGRQIGAVPLVDQYSTRLNLTDRSALNKEAASAPWSGFAQVWAQLLKALFTLNRESG; from the coding sequence ATGAGAAACCGTTTGCTGTCGTTATGTCTGGCCCTGCTCGTTTATTTCGCGGCGGCGCCGCTGACCTTTGCAGGCGCTCCGAATCCGCCTTCCATTCATGCCGAGGCGGCAGCTTTGATCGATGTGCAATCCGGAAAAATGCTCATGAGCCTGAACGGCAACAAGCGCATGCGGATCGCCAGTCTGACCAAAATTATGACGGCCATTGTGGCCATTGAGAAGGGGAACCTTTCGGACAAGGTGAAGGTCGGCCCCAGAGCCTTCGGGGTGGAAGGTTCATCGATCTATTTGAAAAAAGGAGAAGAGATGAGCCTGCAGAATCTGCTCTACGGCTTGATGCTGCGTTCCGGAAACGATGCGGCTGTGGCCATTGCCGAGCATGTCGGAGGGTCGGTTGACGGCTTTGTCTACCTGATGAATGAGGAAGCGAAGCTGATCGGCATGACGAATTCGCATTTTGTCAATCCCCATGGGCTGGACGCGCAGGATCACTATTCCACGGCGGATGATATGGCCAAATTGACGGCATATGCGCTGCGCAATCCGGTTTTCCGGGAAATCGTCAAAACGAAGGTCAAAACGGCCCCGAATCCGAATGAGCCGTGGGATTACAAGTGGCGCAACAAAAATAAAATGCTTACGCTGTACGACGGGGCCGACGGAGTCAAAACGGGCTATACGAAGCTGGCCCGGCGCTGTCTCTCGTCCTCGGCCACACGCAACGGGCAGCAGCTGGCCGTCGTCACGCTGGACGATTCGAACGACTGGGCGGATCATCAGCTGCTCTTGGATTACGGCTTCAAAAACTTCCCGGAAAGGGAAATCATCCGCAAAGGGCAGCTCGTGGAGAATACGAATGCCGTAGCGGCGCAAAGCTTTGTTTATCCGCTGGCGGACAGTGAAATATCCGGACTATCGCAAAAAACGGAGCTTTATGAGAAGCAATCGACCGCATACCGGTTAGGGGAAAAAGGCAGGGTGGTCTTTTATTTGGAGGGCCGGCAGATCGGCGCGGTTCCGCTGGTGGACCAATACAGTACCCGGCTGAACCTGACGGACCGGTCGGCATTGAATAAGGAAGCGGCTTCGGCTCCTTGGAGCGGATTTGCGCAAGTATGGGCGCAGCTGTTGAAAGCGCTGTTCACATTGAATCGGGAAAGCGGGTGA
- a CDS encoding nucleoside recognition domain-containing protein — MVNFIWLFFIVSGVIFAAVNGNIDTVTEAAFDGAKTGVTVSFGLISILVMWLGIMKIAEDAGLLKKLGILLGPIIRFLFPDVPKNHPAIGYIMSNMSANILGLGNAATPMGIKAMQELQKLNPDKDKASPAMCTLLAINTASITLIPTTLIAIRLNFNSANPAEIVGTTLFATIISTAAAILLDRYYRFVSSKPPKSKG, encoded by the coding sequence ATGGTCAATTTCATCTGGCTTTTTTTTATCGTATCCGGCGTTATTTTCGCGGCTGTCAACGGGAACATCGACACGGTCACGGAAGCGGCGTTTGACGGAGCCAAGACAGGTGTGACGGTCAGCTTCGGTTTAATCAGCATTCTGGTGATGTGGCTCGGCATTATGAAAATTGCCGAGGATGCGGGCCTGTTGAAAAAGCTCGGCATCCTGCTTGGTCCGATCATCCGCTTTTTGTTTCCGGATGTCCCCAAGAACCACCCCGCTATTGGCTATATTATGTCAAATATGAGCGCGAACATCCTGGGATTGGGAAACGCGGCCACGCCCATGGGCATCAAAGCGATGCAGGAGCTGCAAAAGCTGAACCCGGACAAAGACAAGGCGAGCCCGGCGATGTGCACCCTGCTGGCCATCAACACGGCCAGCATCACGCTGATTCCGACTACGCTGATCGCGATTCGGTTGAATTTTAATTCCGCCAATCCGGCGGAAATTGTGGGAACCACTTTGTTCGCCACGATCATCTCAACGGCCGCCGCGATCCTTCTTGACAGATATTATCGCTTCGTCAGCTCCAAACCCCCTAAATCGAAAGGATGA
- a CDS encoding type II toxin-antitoxin system VapC family toxin: MTNYHHSVFLDDTALKAFMNPDDPSYIKARNLFLELDDLDRQLVTTNYVIFDTHQWLRDHYGYTSADYFLNTIEKSVSKDKLAVISGNPEFERKARQLLIERPDCGFSLNEALTAVVLITYQIKRIFTFNPGFSLIPHLDGEIKPIPGIL, encoded by the coding sequence ATGACGAATTACCATCACTCTGTTTTTTTGGATGATACCGCGTTGAAGGCTTTTATGAATCCCGACGATCCCAGCTATATCAAAGCCCGCAATCTGTTTCTTGAGCTGGACGATTTGGATCGGCAGCTGGTTACGACGAATTATGTTATTTTTGACACGCATCAGTGGCTTAGGGACCATTATGGCTATACAAGCGCCGATTATTTTCTTAATACCATTGAAAAGTCGGTCAGCAAAGATAAATTGGCGGTCATTTCGGGAAATCCGGAATTCGAGCGCAAGGCAAGACAATTGCTCATCGAACGTCCGGATTGCGGATTCTCCCTGAATGAGGCTTTAACGGCGGTCGTGCTGATTACCTACCAAATCAAACGGATCTTCACCTTCAATCCGGGGTTTTCGCTGATCCCTCATCTGGATGGGGAAATCAAGCCCATCCCCGGCATCTTGTAA
- a CDS encoding spore maturation protein gives MLSVITAISSWAIPVVLVFIPLYASYKKVPVYESFVDGAKDGFDTAVRIIPHLVGMMVAISIFRSSGMMDFLIGFVRPLFEQLGVPGEVLPLAILRPITGAGSLAFTTELIKQFGPDSMIGRIASTVQGSTDTTLYVLTVYFGAIGIRKAGYALKVGLFSDLVGFAAAVIVCMFVFG, from the coding sequence TTGCTATCTGTCATCACGGCCATTTCCTCTTGGGCCATACCGGTCGTCCTGGTTTTCATCCCTTTATATGCCTCCTATAAAAAAGTCCCCGTCTATGAGTCCTTCGTCGACGGAGCGAAGGACGGCTTCGACACGGCTGTCCGGATTATTCCGCATTTGGTCGGGATGATGGTGGCGATCAGTATTTTTCGTTCCTCGGGCATGATGGATTTTTTGATCGGCTTCGTGCGGCCGCTTTTTGAACAACTCGGCGTGCCCGGAGAGGTTCTTCCCTTGGCCATTCTCCGGCCCATCACCGGGGCCGGTTCGCTTGCATTTACCACTGAATTGATCAAGCAGTTCGGTCCCGATTCGATGATCGGGAGAATCGCCTCGACGGTGCAGGGCAGCACGGATACGACGCTGTATGTGCTGACGGTTTACTTCGGCGCGATCGGCATCCGCAAAGCGGGCTACGCCTTGAAGGTCGGCTTGTTTTCCGATTTGGTCGGCTTTGCGGCGGCTGTGATTGTATGCATGTTTGTGTTCGGATAA
- the resA gene encoding thiol-disulfide oxidoreductase ResA, whose protein sequence is MSKNNRKWMQIVILLVILVVGALTIGSSLMDGGKVPRAGDRAPNFVLEGLDGTKHQLSDYKGKVILINFWGSFCPPCVREMPAIQRQYEKYKDRNFVVLAVNLDESLITVRGFVKQNQLQFPILLDHSTVRKQYGVSLYPSSFFVNSDGRIEAMREGEMTEEFMEQTLSRMLSK, encoded by the coding sequence GTGTCGAAAAACAACCGAAAATGGATGCAGATCGTGATCCTGCTGGTAATTCTCGTTGTCGGGGCGCTTACGATCGGCAGTTCTTTAATGGACGGCGGCAAAGTTCCGAGAGCGGGCGACCGCGCGCCGAATTTTGTACTGGAAGGTTTGGACGGAACAAAGCATCAGCTGTCCGATTATAAGGGCAAGGTCATCCTGATCAATTTTTGGGGCAGCTTTTGTCCTCCCTGTGTGCGGGAAATGCCGGCCATTCAACGGCAGTACGAAAAATACAAGGATCGGAATTTCGTTGTGCTCGCCGTCAATCTGGATGAAAGCCTGATTACGGTACGGGGATTCGTCAAACAAAATCAGCTTCAGTTTCCCATCCTGCTCGATCATAGTACGGTCAGAAAGCAGTATGGGGTATCGCTTTATCCCTCGTCTTTCTTTGTCAATTCCGATGGACGGATTGAGGCCATGCGGGAAGGGGAAATGACGGAGGAGTTTATGGAACAGACGTTATCGAGGATGCTGTCGAAGTAG